A window of Toxotes jaculatrix isolate fToxJac2 chromosome 11, fToxJac2.pri, whole genome shotgun sequence genomic DNA:
AGAATAGCAATTAGCTCAGTAGACAGCATTGCAAATACTTACAAAGTGCTCCCAATAGACACATTCAAGCAAGACTGTTTGATCCAGCAGTGCCACCACGACGCAATATATTTCTCACCTTCTCTGCTGCTTGCATTTTGCCTCTATCTTGTAGCATTTGTACCAGTGTTTTAGAGGCATCACTGCCTTGCTGCTCCACCCATCTCATTAGGAGTTGGAGTGTCTGCTCCTCACCGTCATTGGGATGGTTCTGCTTACAAGTCTCGATAACAGTCTGTGATATCCCACCGCGTAATGCAATATCCCGCATATTTTTCCATCCAAGGACTTCTGCAATCTCAGGCATGTGGGCCTCAATAtctgaaatgaatgtaaaagaCCAGAAAAAATGGAATTAATATAAAAAAGCATGACAACCATCACAATTTTACTGATCTAGGGACATTTTGATATTtatgggtggaaaaaaaaaaggaaaaagaaacgcACACATTCAAAGGAGCTATGTTTAAGGCCTTTTTTAATGGCTCTTGAAAGGCCAACAgccattaaaaaagaaaatgagtcaCAGTCGCTGCACCAAACTGGCCTGATTCCAGACCTCGACAATGATGCTCACATCCTCCGTTGTTTCAGCCATGTTTGTTGGGCTATTTCACAGCCCTTGGAAATACAAACAGACTAATCAGAGCTTTGTGTGCAAGCTAAAGAGACAGGATGTCATTGGTCACAGGTTGTGGTTGTTCAACAGATAacagacaaaaactgaaattttaaatgGCCTTGATAAACATGCTCCCTGCCGGGCTAACGTGTCATTCGCTGATGACTCGTCAGGGCAAAACTAAAGAAAATGCAACAAGTACGAGAGCACATTTCAGACTCGATAATAACATGAAATGTACTGTCACGTTCAGACTGTTCATCAATCAATCAGCTATTTCATCTGACAGGttcaagacagaaaaaaaaacagcagttaaagTTCTAATATTTCATCAATTTAAAAAGATGTATTCTACGGCTTTTCTTACCTTTCAGAGGCTCCAACTCctgagaagaagaagtagaatGACTGTTAATGACATATCTTCAACTCCAGAGTGACAGAATAACAAGCTGCTTGCACAGGCTTGACAAACAAGGCACACCACAACAATACTTAAACAGAAGAAGCACACTGACAAGGACACCAAAGGTTTCAGAAAACTAACCTGCACTTCCTAAACAAAGCGACCGCTACGCCAACATTAGAGAAGAGACAGGAAAGTGTTTGTCatacatgttgtgtgtgtgtgtgtgacaaagcaGGTTAGATAAAGCTACGATAAGCATCTCACAGCTGGTCAGAGAGCGTCAAAGAGCtataaatgaactaaaagaAATCACATTAAAGAGTAACTCACCCCATTTTCTGCACCGTGTTCTGGTGCGGCCTGACGAAATCTTCTCCAGAGACAGTAGAGTCCAACTCCTAATGCAACTAAAACAACTATGACAGCTATGGTGATCCCTGTCAAGCTATTTTCCCCTGAAACACGAAgattacattttcattacaaaCTAAATTGTAAATTGCAAATGTACTAAGTGAAGCCATCATGATTTCATTCAAATGCAGTGAAGTAAAACTAAACCACACCTTCAGTTTTGTCGTTGCAGACTGTGTTATTGGTGGCTGTACAGGCTACTTTGACTCCCTCAGCATCACATCTtgaaccaaacaaaaaacataaagtaTGAGTGACAGACAGAATCATGGCAGCAATAATTAAtcattataatttattattatgtttttaaattctgCTATCAGCCTGTGAGGACAAGTCAATACATCGGTGACACTTAAAGAAGGCACAAGTTCACAGATAATATTTGAAGGAGCCGAACTTACTTTTCACAAGGGTGGCAGATTCTGCAAGTCTCTGTGCCACTGCTGCAATAGTGATCCTCTTTGCAACGGCATTTGGTATTCCTGGCAGCTGTACAGGCTTCAGCCACTTCTAGATTCGCTAAAAATGACAGTATAACCACAAAACCAGCGTAAGATTGAACAGTATTTtgtcttaaaaacaaaaagtgtcaTATTGTGTTACTGGAGGTACAGTCTACATTTCCACACTGACCCAGACGCATAATCTTTACTTACTGTGCTTGTATTAGATTACCATGACTTACtctattttgacatttattcagAGTGCTGAATTCTTATAGATAAACTGATGATGTTTGTACCATTGGGGTGGTCGCAGGATGTGCAGGGCTCACAGTGCTGCTGGGAATTAGGTTGACTGATGTATGTCCCAGCATCACACGGCTTGCATACCTCATCATATTGTTTTACAGTGCAGTGTCTCTCCAGCCGCTGGCCTACAGTATGAAGACAAGTGAGccagagacagaacaaaatatTTTGACTAGTTTGGGCAAGCTGATGACGCACATACCTGCACACGCTGCCACGTGCAAACATATTCTAAAAGCCAGTACTGTAGCACCTTTGGCACTGAATTTGCTTTCaatcacattttaaagaaagtaagtttgtgtttttgtgtaaccCTCCACCACTGGATATCTAGACTAAGAATCACATCATAAAAGGTACTGATTGTATGACACTGTACAAGGTGTAAATGTCAATGGATTTAAgggtaaaacacaaaacactgacatatgTATCTTTTACTTAAA
This region includes:
- the fas gene encoding tumor necrosis factor receptor superfamily member 6, whose translation is MGRMASDSDKFSAWILVFLSLSPHVSLAPTSSQIDGNATLSQVCADGTYQHEGNTCCLCGAGQRLERHCTVKQYDEVCKPCDAGTYISQPNSQQHCEPCTSCDHPNANLEVAEACTAARNTKCRCKEDHYCSSGTETCRICHPCEKCDAEGVKVACTATNNTVCNDKTEGENSLTGITIAVIVVLVALGVGLYCLWRRFRQAAPEHGAENGELEPLKDIEAHMPEIAEVLGWKNMRDIALRGGISQTVIETCKQNHPNDGEEQTLQLLMRWVEQQGSDASKTLVQMLQDRGKMQAAEKVRNILRRGGTAGSNSLA